The Drechmeria coniospora strain ARSEF 6962 chromosome 02, whole genome shotgun sequence genome has a segment encoding these proteins:
- a CDS encoding putative SOD2-superoxide dismutase precursor, mitochondrial has product MSAALLRTTPALRAGLRASARPMAAMTFARGKATLPDLPYDYAALEPYISGQIMELHHAKHHQTYVNSFNAACEALDEAQSKNDTKAAAAQAPLLNFHGGGHVNHSLFWENLAPNGKGGGGEPNGKLLAAIKEDFGSFDHLKKQTNAALAGIQGSGWAWLVKDKTTGTLGLVTRANQDPVTGNLEPLLGIDAWEHAYYLQYQNRKAEYFGAIWEVINWGTVAKRFEK; this is encoded by the exons ATGTCGGCCGCCCTCCTTCGCACCACACCCGCCCTGCGCGCCGGTCTCCGGGCCTCCGCCAGGCCCATGGCTGCCATGACGTTTGCCCGCGGCAAAGCCACGCTGCCCGACCTCCCCT ACGACTATGCCGCCCTTGAGCCCTACATCTCGGGTCAGATTATGGAGCTGCACCACGCCAAGCACCATCAGACGTACGTCAACAGCTTCAATGCTGCTTGCGAGgctctcgacgaggcccagaGCAAGAACGACACCAAAGCGGCCGCTGCGCAGGCGCCGCTCCTCAACTTTCATGGCGGCGGTCATGTCAACCACTCCCTCTTCTGGGAAAACCTTGCGCCAAACGGCaagggtggcggcggcgagcccaACGGCAAGCTCCTT GCTGCCATCAAGGAAGACTTTGGCTCCTTCGATCACCTCAAGAAGCAGACCaacgccgctctcgccggGATACAAGGCTCCGGCTGGGCCTGGCTTGTCAAGGACAAAACGACGGgcaccctcggcctcgtcacgCGTGCCAACCAGGACCCTGTCACCGGCAACCTCGAGCCCCTGCTCGGTATTGACGCTTGGGAGCACGCGTACTACCTGCAGTACCAGAACCGCAAGGCCGAGTACTTTGGTGCCATCTGGGAGGTCATCAATTGGGGCACCGTTGCCAAGCGGTTTGAGAAATAG